A single window of Nicotiana tomentosiformis chromosome 1, ASM39032v3, whole genome shotgun sequence DNA harbors:
- the LOC138906961 gene encoding uncharacterized protein, which yields MVKSLSINMLLVEALEQMPGYAKFVKDLLTKKQSMNFETIKVTHQVSAIVHSMAPKLEDPGAFTIPYTIGSVDFAKALCDLRASINLMPYSVFKTLGIRQPRPTSMRLQLVDHTMKRPLGD from the coding sequence atggtgaagagtctctcgataaatATGCTTTTAGTTGAAGCCTTAGAGCAAATGCCCGGATACGCAAAGTTTGTGAAGGATTTATTGACAAAGAAgcagtcgatgaattttgaaactatcaaagtcactcaccaagtcagtgcaattgtgcattcgatggctcctaagttagaagatcccggtgctttcacaattccttaTACCATTGGAAGTGTCGactttgcaaaagctctttgtgatcttagggcgagtataaatttgatgccctattcggtattcaagacattgggaattaggcaaccaagacccacatctatgagattacaactAGTTGATCAtacaatgaagagaccattgggtgattga